In a genomic window of Acetonema longum DSM 6540:
- a CDS encoding metal-sensing transcriptional repressor, whose translation MRQCMDADNLHRRINKIIGQLRAIDKAVDEDIPCEELLIQVNAAKKALHKVGQVVLEGHLHHCVREGIEQGDAEKTISNFAKAVEHFSRL comes from the coding sequence GCCGATAATCTGCATAGACGAATTAATAAAATTATAGGACAACTCAGAGCCATTGATAAAGCAGTGGATGAAGATATCCCTTGTGAGGAACTGCTGATACAAGTTAATGCGGCGAAAAAGGCGCTTCATAAGGTGGGACAGGTTGTTTTAGAAGGCCATCTTCATCATTGTGTTCGTGAAGGCATAGAACAGGGAGATGCCGAGAAGACGATTTCCAACTTTGCAAAAGCAGTAGAACATTTTTCG